The genomic segment tatatacgcctgtaagtattgttatattatctgagTGCATGAGTTgcttcactgtttgtgttcaaatatctgtttccGAAAGGGTAATAACGCCGCCACTATTGATGCCAATCGTTACCACAGCTATGGCATTTTCCttgatgtgttagcattaggctagctGAGGCATTTCTCAGGCAAAGAAGTTGGTTGTTTGAGATACACaacttgtaattctctttgttttatgtttacttcgACACTACATTTGATATGGGCGTGGCatttaacagcttgaagcctctttctTGAAGTTTTGTCCGctttctgccaaactgctgctgattgtgaagtgagttgagttcactgctacCGTGCAGCGCGTGTATCTCAAGTTGGAAggtcaaagccaaaaaaaaaaaagacgcccAGACGATGGTTCATATCtccaaaaacttgtaagtcggctcactcgtatctcaaggcgccttGGATATTGTgctgaaaaaataatttaatgtctGCCCATTAAACCAGTAAAAATCTGCAAGATTTGACAAAGAGCTCCATGGCCCCCTCTCTACCCTGTGTAGTCGCAACACTTAATGAGACAAAGTCAAAATGTGTTACACATCAAAAAATTCAAGATTTCGGGTGCCGTGTGTGTGAGCATTAGCAGCTGAGTAGCAAAGAAAAAGAGTGCCAGGAAATAACATTGTGCAAAGGTTTGGCCCTCCTGGCGCGTCACCCGCAGTATCTCTTGATGCGCTGCACTCCGGTCTTCACCGAGCAGCCGTCAGGCGAGGTTCCACGCGCAGCGCCCGCTGCTCATCTCCCCACGTTCGGCACATTGGTCGTGGCGAACGCCTGCACTCGTCTCATCTCCTGGAGGGACCATGACTTATGGGAATGCTTTGGAAAAGGAGAGGGACAAAAATGTCAGTCAAAAGTTGCACACACAATTAACTGCGTCTGAGAGGGTGACGAGCTAACCTGAAGATGGAAGTCCATAATGCAAGCAAGTGGACCGAACTAACAGTTCTGCACACAgagatgcaaaaacaaacaattagaGCACAACCGAATGAGAGCAGCGCGCCACATACATTGGTGTctcgagatacaagtgacccaacgTATGAGTTTTTCAAAATACGAGCTTGATTAGGCTTTTGCTTTGAGccaaacttgagatacaagcgctgttTGGcgacagtgaactcaactcgctttaaaacaagcagcagtttggcaaatagtgaaacaaatttgcaaaaacgaggcttcaagctgtttaatgctcgttgaaaatctcaaacaactGAACAACTTTGCTTTTAAGAACGCCCTCGCTAtcgtaatgctaacacataacgAAAAATACCATTGACGGGGTAAAACTTAGCACTGATAGTGACTGTGTtagaaccctttaagcaatggatatttgaacacaagcggtGGAGCAACACAGATATAGATATTAACACTATTCCAATACTCACACACAtcaattctttatcctctgtgaaaaataacaaacattgcagcatcttactgagtcacagtaggtgtgaaactcttcttcgtttgtttCTGCAAGACTGTATGAttctgcccccggtggccaaagcgggcacaccagaaggagcagcacaatgttgttgtttttaatttcttttattttttgggaaaataaagaacactattatattatacagtgcaattttccttattaaaaacacattccaattttgttgttttttttaggcgaGGGTGGAACAGATTTCTGGTATTTCCAATCATTTCAATGGCTGGAAAGATGATTGGAGATATGAtatttttgagttacgagcatggtgaCGGAATGATTTAAACTCGCACCTCAAGGCCCCACTGTATACTTTAAACATTTCCATCATGACGTCACACGTACTCTTTTTCTGGGTGGCAAAAGCTTGAGCATTCTCCGAGTCAACAACCCATTTCATATAATTTATCCTCCACACCCGGAGGCTTCGCTGGcttagttgtttatttgtttgtttgtttttttggggaaaaaaaccaaaacatttgggTCAATATTTAGCAGTGTAAGcacaaaaacaagtttttgtcaTCACTTTTAGATGCAGTCACTCGCGTTTTGCAACCCGGCGGTACCCTGGCACCTACTGTTTACAAACATCATGAAACGGTCTGCCGAGAAGCAACGCAAAGCAGAATAAGACGGGGCCGACTCACCGATGACGACTGATGATCGTGAGGTCGCTCGAGTTTGATGCGGATGTCTGTTCCCTTCCCTCGCTCACTTTTACCAGGTCCTGAATGATTGGTCAACCATTTATCATTCATTCATGctgatttacatacagtataataatatatagATATACTGATTTATATGCTCACATGCAGTGCATAAGAAACtaaataatttaacaaaataaaatgtggaaaaagtgaagcgctgtgataCTTTCCGGAATGCACTGTATGGCATTTTTAAACTAACCAAGAAAACTTAGTGGAACAAGCAACAGAGCACAGAACAAGAATATCATTCATTTTGAGTGACACCAGTcagtaatttattattattgctgagCCACATGCGAAACAGCacttaaatgaatggaaaagaaaaaacaaattgagtTTTGTGTTAACGGTGACAAAGCAAAACGTTATTAGTATTAATGTTATTACACAATGACATAACTTAATTATATAATGTATTCCATTTActatgtattttatgttttattttttatataaaaatgcaTGAGATATTGTGACATTCAACataaatttttgtattttctgttttaaataaaatagccAATAGCTTTTGAAATTCaacttttgaaaacatttcaaaatgtagtGTTATAGcgtgtgttattgtttttacaattttaaatgaaaaaaacaacagtgtgACAAATTtttatgaaactttttttttttattaaattaaaataaaaggtgTGTACCATTCaataaatttattttcaaataaaaaaatatgcgaTATCGTTCAACACTTGAACTTTCTTTCTCGtgccatgttttcttttaatttaatgttaGAATATGTACTTTGGATACTTCTGGTCTTGGGTAGAGTTACAATGCTGCATCTTTGAaggcgggaaaaaaaacaacgttaaAACCAGATCCATCTTTCCAGCAATTGAACAATACTGAATAGGGAATAGGAAGTGGCGATGCGGAGAGAGTAGGAAacaaaagccacacacactacatcctcctttaaaaaatgttcccTCATTTGGCTCACACGTGAGCTCACCTGGGGAGCTTCCCCGGCTGTTGGTGCTGGTGCTGCTCATGCTGTCGTCCAGCCACGTGCTGTACGTGAAAGAGTCCCGCTTGTGTGGCGTTCCGGCAGATGACAAACTCTCCTAAGAGAAAGCAGAACACAATCGGCATGCGTGTTGAAAGGAACACACATTGCAAAGTTTCATGAATGTTTAAAATTGGAAACATTCCATGGGAATGAAGAACaatttatggaaataaaccaggaatttacaaCATCGAAGCACAGGCCTTAATAGGGAGCCTAAACATACGGAgttgacaaaaatacattttaggatAACCCTGCCTAAAACAAGCAGATTCCATGtaaatatcatccatccatccatccatccatccatccttccatccattttctgatccgcttctcctcacgagggtcgcgggcgtgcctaagcctatcccagctgtcatcgggcaggaggcggggtacaccctgaactggttgccagccaatcgcagggcacatataaacaagcaaccattcacactcacattcacacctacgggcaatttagagtctccaattcatgcatgtttttgggatgtgggaggaaaccggagtgcccggggaaaacccacgcaggcacggggagaacatgcatgcaccggcccccagaactgtgaggcatatgtgctaaccagtcatccaccgtgccggcctcatgatgcacaaattgtttaattctttacattatattcaattatgttactactatgtttttataatgtacaatGTTATAGAGTGCTGTTTTCCATACTAAAAAAGACGACAAAttcttgttgttgctttttttgaaaaaaaaagcaacaacaaaagcagctgaaattaattaactaattaactagtttttttattaattaattattaattaattaataaaaaacttttaatttattaattaattaattaactagttaattaaattacttaactagttaattaatttgaaattaattattttttttgaaaaaaaaaagcaacaacaaaagcagCTGAAATTAATTAACTGCATTTCCATTCAGTACAGTTAATAGAGTTCCAGTTACGTGTTAATCTGTTGAAATGTCATGCTTTTTAATtgtgtactattttttttaattgatgtctGATGATGACAAAACCAAATGTTCATGTTTATACTTGAGTGTGATACCCTTCCCAAATTCCCCAGCTTAACATCCTATGGAAATTTACCAGACACATTGCCGAACTCTTCCACCACTTTACAACCTTAGGAAGACGGTACTCACCATGCCTGTGCCGTAGGCTTCCGCCGCCTCGTTTTCCTCCACCACGCTGGCGAAACTGCTGGCGTTGGAGGAGGAGCGGGAAAGGTCGGCCTCGGGGATGGATGGAGCCCTGCCACACAGACAAGAACTACATTGCTGGGTTACACCACAGGAGCTCACCAATCTGTcaggtttttttcctttttcagctgGCAATcgcaaataaataattaaaaaaaagaaaatgtgactgattattattattatttttttttcataattcaaTTTTTGGCTgggataaaaaatataatgttGAAAAACAGTGGATTTTAATACTTGATAGGTAAGGTTTACGTGACCCCGAAGTTTGGCAACGAACATTAGTAAAGTTTTGTGAGTTTGTTAGCCGCCACAATCAGTCGAGACCTGATCACCATCCATCAAATGATCcgtcaaccatagtttagcaaGTCAGAGGCAAACTTGAAATGATCGATAAAGGTTTCCTTAATTTAAAGCAAGTACGTATTATTGTCTTTATTCACATGCTTAAAACACATCCAAATGCTCAACCCATCATGAGCTTTTTTTTACTCCTCCCACCTCCCTTCTCATGCAGTGGACATCTAATTACTGCACATGTGTAGACTTGATACAGGAAGACAGTAGCGATGAATTTGTGAGGGAAATGAAGCGGGGCTGCCAAAATCAAAATTTTCCACTATGAAACCGGATGTGCCTAACCTACAACAGCAAGAGCCAGCTGGCTGTATTTATGTTAAGTGAAGTCAAAAAAGACtatcttcatttttttaaaaattattattattattttttttttttataaaaaacatttttttttcaggaaatagCTTTAGTTCTAATTCAAAAGTCAGGCGATACATTGTTGACATTACTGTGGAAAATGCACTTCCCTAGACATGTCCGTCATTTTAATGTCGAGGCCTTGGGGTTGTCGGCAGCTGCTGAATGTAACTAATAAAGTAACTTGtaatctaacttagttacttttcaaATCAAGAAATCAGTAACACAACAAAGTTACATTTTCAAGGAGTAATCGGTCAACGTACAGTAACTGTGGCAACATTGCGTCAGACATTAAAGATACGCGTTTGCTGCAGtcagaatacatttttgaacattttccttCTGTTCGGTCTTATTTTTGCCCCACTTCTGTACTTTGACTGAATTTCTCGGACCACACACTCcaacttgaaagaaaaaaaaaacatgtcgtctCATAGGCCACAAAGTGTGATTGGACAGAAAAACAGTGGTGAAAGCACATCACCATGTAACGCATGAAGCCAATTACAATAACCCTTTAAACAACATTTATCCTTGCTATAATATgactgagtcactgatggtgtagtggtgcactcgcctgactttggtgcgggcagcgtgggatcagttcccactcagtgacggtgtgaatgtgagtgcgaatggttgtccgtgtctatgtgtgccctgtgactgactggcgaccagttcagggtgtagtccgcctttcgccaaaagtcagctgggataggctccagcgccctgcgaccctaaccaggataagcggtgttgacaatggatggatggataatatgacTGATGGTTCATTGGTGGACCGAACTGATCTCACCGgttaaaagttatttatttttatacgtGACCAAACGTCTGGGTCATGTAAATGGATTAAATAATACAATCCAATTCAGTCCTGTGGCCCGTTTTTCAACTTCAGAATTTTGATCTTAGccaaaaattggaaaaagaaaactttttttcagttttttttggttttgttttgttagatttaaaaaaaaacaaaaaacaatgaaatagtgAGTCAATTTTTGGTTTTTCATTTGCCAGTTGAGAATGGAAACAGCACATAACCAACTTCAGGAGTCACACCTGTTCTTGGCAGTGGTGAGCGCCTCAGGGGAGCTCTGATTGGACGAGTTGTCCGATTTCTGATCTTGAGAAACGTGGCCGCTGTCGGGCGTCTTTTGGGTGTTTGGGGAATTCTCTCTGCTGCTCCACCAGACATACGGAGCGTTAACACTTCTGTGATTCTGTTCAAGCcaatatacatttttcaaattgcaCCTTTTCTCCTGTACTTCCTGAATGTTTTCAATTCCAATGGCACTACTTCGCCTGGAGCTGAAAGGACCAGACTTTTTCCTGGTGGGGCTTTTCCCTGGGGTAATCAAAGACTGCCAGGCAAAGAGAGAGAAATCACAGTTAGACTCATAAAACATACAATACTCACTATTATACACTTAAGTTACAAATATTTAAAGATCTGCTCATTACAAAAGAGAGTCTATagtgattttgactttttactcagtttttttttaaatcataggtCAATTCGCAGTGTGTAATGAGATGCAATACAGTGGCcaaaccccccaaaatctgCTTTTGATAATATAATTGTTGATGTGCACAAATGCAATGCATCAGACTGAGAagtctttccaaaaaaattctatttccATCTCATGTCGCTAAATAAGGCAACCAAAATATTCGACAAATGTCAAATAATCTATATATTCTTTGGTAACAGCTCATATTGACTATCACTGAATTGTGTCGCTGTACTGAATGTTGTGGTCGGTCAGTGTTTTACATTGAATTTATGGGTTAGCTCCGCTATCTCAGCGCTCAATTGAATGGTGTCAGCAGTGTCCCTCACGAATGAAAGTCTAGATTTCTTTtgttatacaatatatatatatatatatatatatatatatatatatatatatatggtgttgttttgcatactgtatgtatgtgacGACAATATAAGGCAGGACATCAACTTGCATGATGCGTTGTGAGTCAGCTCGGCttccgcccgacagcgacgTGCAGCTTGtcgttgctgaatatttacCTACTCTGTATAGTTTTCGTCTCAAATAAAGCTGCTTAATAAGCCAGAGCTGGCGACTATACAtcacatttgcacaaattcGGATTCGAGTAGATGGAATTTttgaaagatattttttttttcgaataAATACTTTGTAGATTTGAATAAACAGCAGCCGATAAAGAAGTTATGCACAGCCAAAATCGAAAAAGGGTTTTGACATCTTGGATTTAGCTCCCCTTTAATCTTACATTTAGGGTCTTTcaagaaacatatttttaacaTAGCATCCTTTCATTACAACACAAACTTGACTAGATTAGGTTAATAAAACAAGACTTGGCATGAACATGACAAGGACTTGGTCATGGTGCAGCGGTGCCAtgcagacagacagaacaacAAGAGTTAGTAGAAAAATAGTTAGAATTAAACATGAACCTCTTCTACTGATCCTATTCCTATGGCACTGCTTCGACGTCCATATTTACTGGGACTTTTGCCTGGGACAAGCAATGACTGAGCCACGCAGGAACAGAGAgatggagagggagagagagagagagagacggggAGGGGGAGAGAGCAAGATGATGACAGCCAACAAGGAGGGTAAAAACATGAgatatatatgaaacatatGCAATTCCATGCAGGTCGTGTCGTTCAAACACAATACAAAGCGTGCACCGGCTTGCTTCCGAGTGGCGCGACACAGGCAGCTGGatgagagaaagaaaaggtgaGCCAGATAAGGGAATCTGTGACGATAagaagatgcaaaaaaaaacaaaatagtgcAGCAGAGGACACAAAGTAGCagttatactgtacattcagaTCCACACCAAAGCAATGGTTTGCTCATAGCCCATCGCTATTGTTAGTTTGGCAACCTGGAAGTGATACACAGTGAtgcatgttttatgtttaacgTATGAGCCTTGGGGCCTctggtaagatttttttttttttactttactgtgATATTGTGATGGGTCTTTTTTTATGAATGCGCTGTACGGACAAAAGCTGTGGGATACACGATGGTGAATGGATGAACCAATTCCTAATCTTACCAAAACAGAATAATAGACTATTGCAGTTTGTGTAAACAAAACGggcccacatttcacactgattaagtacatttgtaaaaaatacatttcagtataaatatacattttgtgacatttttgtttggtggtgtgctgtgagaattTTATAATGTGCAATATTTGACCTGGCTCATTGAAGGTTGGGAAAACACTGTCAtaatgtgacacacacacatgcaaaaaccatacaaacacacaccccGCACCCACATAAGGGATGCCTTCATCAGAATGCACGTGTAAGTGTTAGAAAACTCTCAGGCGCACCGTTAACAAGGTGCACGACATCACCTCACGCTGCTGCGAGTCTCTGCTGCTGTGAGAGTCGAGTCGCACGGGTTTGCGGTGGCAGACAAATGTGCGAGTCTTGTAAAGCGAGAGCCGAGCCCCGCAATGCACACGGCTTCAGTCAAGCGAGTGCGCCACGCTTCTCTGTGAGACGTTAGTGCAGCAGGCAAGTGAGGCGGGAAGGCGCGAACTCGAGTAGTTGTACGGGAGAAAAGAGGGGCCGAAGCGCAGCTCCCCAAAGACCAGTAGGAGCGGGGCTGTACTTACTATCCCTGGGAATTTGGGGCTCTCTGCGGGTGTGCTGTGGTTAAAGCTTCCGCTGAGGCTAGCGGACACCGTGTGCGGCTTCTTGAAAGTAAGACCCATGGCGTCCATAGACTGGCTTCTGCTGCGTATCACCCGCTACGGAGagagacgaggaggaggacatGCATTGAGATGGCGACGACGGGGGCCTCGGGGCTGAACGCTGCAGGCGGAAAGCCTGAGGTTAATTCACCCTGACATACAAGGAGGCAACCGCTACGTTTTAGGTAGCCCACATGACTCGTTGTTTAGTGAGATCGTAAAGGAAGCGAGGGGCCCGGTGTGCTGATATGCAGGTGTACAACATAGTGGAGAAGCAGACACATCTGAAGGTGAAAAGCACACATAGAGCACGGAAAGCTTGGGAGTAAAAAGGCAGGAAGGTGAGAGTGGCGTGCCGCAGCGGGACAGGGCGTCTTCCGTCATGAAAGAACATCTTTACAGCCACAGAGGAGACAGAAAGAAGTTTCATGTGTCATCTTGTATCACAGCGATCCCCAACCACTGGGCGTGGGACTGGTCTCAGTCACGTGAGACTGtagtacacacatacacgcacacaaaataaaatatttaaacaaaaagtaACCCAAAAACTGTGAGCGGGGCTCCTCACAGTTTTTGGGTGGGCATCCAGtgcaattcattcattttaatgggaaagatgatttgaaagtCAGAAAACTCagatctcaaggcagcactgtatgCTTTGCAGGAAACCGGTCTgtgatgcacaaaaaaaaaaaaaaaaaaaaaaggttggggaccgctgCAGTGTTGTAAAGGAATAGTTCCTCATACAAAGAAAGCCATTTTGTTAGTTTCATCTCAGTGAGAAGCAACTCAAAGCACATTTCCAAGCATGCCAAACTATTCCTCCgcttggtgttttgttttttccaccgAGGCAGCATCATTTCAAAAGGAAGTGAGGCTGTTTGTCGGAAGCCTCTGCTGCTGCCTCGTTAGTTACCTTGAAGGACTCAAAGaagccccctcctcctcctccgccgccgtTCTCCAGCTTGTCCTCTTCTCCCCCGACGCCCATCATGGCCTGGCTATTGACGTGGAGCTCCTCGTACAGCGTTTCTAACAAGGCCGACCGCGTTCGCTCctaacgcatgcacacacacaggcgcaaCGGATACAGTATTGTCATTTCtatctgaaaagaaaagaatgagACGAAAATGAAATAAGACCCACCTCTAACTTGGCAAACTTTTCAGCTTTATAGCAGGCATATTCAGCATTGATGAGCTTAGTGAAAAGGAATTCATGGAAATCAAGGCCCTGCAAGGAAAAGcttgattaaacaaaaccataaaAGCGGGATTTGGCAGTACAAGTTGTcacttttcttacttttttaaaGACAGCAGGGTTTGGGAGGGCGGGACCGAAGAAAGGTACGTCATCCCGAGCTGTCACTGACACCTGCGAGTTTAAATGTGACGTATTATGCATTTCCCCCCACAAATTAAACTAAACAAATTCCcaagaacaaaaaataactaACCCTCTGTCAACGGGTCAGTTCAAAGAAGCTGGTTTTGCGGGGAGGCTGGCCtatctcatgcaaatgagccactgctcaccctgcCCTCTCCACTGCGCGGGGGGGGGTGCCAATGCGAATACAGTTTGTGTTACAATGACGACTACTGAGCATGAAAGCTATGTTTTAGGacaatgaacatttttgttttattctacaAACTACTGACAAGATACTGTAACATCCACATTCCAAATGATTAATCATACTAtgtatttgcagaaaatgaaaaatggtccaaaaaatgaaaatgattcaaatttttttctctttttttggccTTATTGTTTTCATGAGCTGTTTGTTTGAAACAGAGTCGGACACGGGTGACAAAGGACGGAAtgtggatatttgagaggctTTTGGCAATGGTTGCCAAATTCATTAGTTGCACTCATGCATTTCAGTGACAGAGACTCCCTACGCTCCGCTTTTAAGCCGTAggaacatccatccaaccattttcttttaccgcttatcctcacaagggtcgccggCTGCCGGAGCCTcacccagctatctttggacgagaggcggggtacaccctgaaccggtcgccagccaatcgcagggcacatataaacaaacgatcatTCGCGCCCAcgttcatacctacgggcaatttagagtttccaattaacctaccatgcatgtttttgcgatgtgggaggaaaccggagtgcccagagaaacccacccaggcacgggcagaacatgcaaactccacacaggcggggccgggatttgatccccggtccccagaactgtgaggcagatgtgctaaccagtcgcccaccgtgccggcccgtAGAAACATATTAAACTATAAACAtagttattattgtaaaacagaaTTTAAAACAAGATGAAGTTGaacaagtatttatttacaggAAGCACAATGCAATATGTGAAGAAGGTTGTTTACCTTGTAGAGAACATTGTCCGAACACGGGTTGACCACTTGGACCACAACGTAGGCGTGAAGGAAATTGGAGGCGATCATATCTGGCACAAAGGGAGTATTTTCTTCTTGAAATACAATGGCCACAATGTCGTTCCCTATATGCCTCTTTCTCTGC from the Phycodurus eques isolate BA_2022a chromosome 1, UOR_Pequ_1.1, whole genome shotgun sequence genome contains:
- the rap1gapa gene encoding rap1 GTPase-activating protein 1 isoform X10 → MPQRKRSFTFGAYGGVDRTFSKARRAWKHDGSEPRICAALEPPLFQPKLPYSAVPTHKTAELFEMIEKMQGNRMDEQRCTFPPPLKTEEDYIPYPSVHEVLGRKSPFPLILLPQFGGYWIEGTNHELGSSLDSLEPLQTLSPDTRTKLECNTTATLYRKHFLAKEHFNYYSADSALGHLVFSLKYDVIGDQEHLRLMLRTKQKTYHDVIPISCLTEFPNVVQMAKLVCEEVNVDRFFPVLYPKASRLIVTFDEHVISNNFKFGVIYQRFGQISEEELFGNSQESPAFVEFLEFLGEKIELHNFKGFRGGLDVTHGQTGTESIYCNYGNKEVMFHVSTKLPYTEGDTQQLQRKRHIGNDIVAIVFQEENTPFVPDMIASNFLHAYVVVQVVNPCSDNVLYKVSVTARDDVPFFGPALPNPAVFKKGLDFHEFLFTKLINAEYACYKAEKFAKLEERTRSALLETLYEELHVNSQAMMGVGGEEDKLENGGGGGGGGFFESFKSLLVPGKSPSKYGRRSSAIGIGSVEESLITPGKSPTRKKSGPFSSRRSSAIGIENIQEVQEKSRENSPNTQKTPDSGHVSQDQKSDNSSNQSSPEALTTAKNSSCLCGRAPSIPEADLSRSSSNASSFASVVEENEAAEAYGTGMESLSSAGTPHKRDSFTYSTWLDDSMSSTSTNSRGSSPGPGKSERGKGTDIRIKLERPHDHQSSSNC
- the rap1gapa gene encoding rap1 GTPase-activating protein 1 isoform X8, with protein sequence MPQRKRSFTFGAYGGVDRTFSKARRAWKHDGSEPRICAALEPPLFQPKLPYSAVPTHKGNRMDEQRCTFPPPLKTEEDYIPYPSVHEVLGRKSPFPLILLPQFGGYWIEGTNHELGSSLDSLEPLQTLSPDTRTKLECNTTATLYRKHFLAKEHFNYYSADSALGHLVFSLKYDVIGDQEHLRLMLRTKQKTYHDVIPISCLTEFPNVVQMAKLVCEEVNVDRFFPVLYPKASRLIVTFDEHVISNNFKFGVIYQRFGQISEEELFGNSQESPAFVEFLEFLGEKIELHNFKGFRGGLDVTHGQTGTESIYCNYGNKEVMFHVSTKLPYTEGDTQQLQRKRHIGNDIVAIVFQEENTPFVPDMIASNFLHAYVVVQVVNPCSDNVLYKVSVTARDDVPFFGPALPNPAVFKKGLDFHEFLFTKLINAEYACYKAEKFAKLEERTRSALLETLYEELHVNSQAMMGVGGEEDKLENGGGGGGGGFFESFKRVIRSRSQSMDAMGLTFKKPHTVSASLSGSFNHSTPAESPKFPGISLLVPGKSPSKYGRRSSAIGIGSVEESLITPGKSPTRKKSGPFSSRRSSAIGIENIQEVQEKSRENSPNTQKTPDSGHVSQDQKSDNSSNQSSPEALTTAKNSSCLCGRAPSIPEADLSRSSSNASSFASVVEENEAAEAYGTGMESLSSAGTPHKRDSFTYSTWLDDSMSSTSTNSRGSSPGPGKSERGKGTDIRIKLERPHDHQSSSNC
- the rap1gapa gene encoding rap1 GTPase-activating protein 1 isoform X9, which translates into the protein MPQRKRSFTFGAYGGVDRTFSKARRAWKHDGSEPRICAALEPPLFQPKLPYSAVPTHKTAELFEMIEKMQGNRMDEQRCTFPPPLKTEEDYIPYPSVHEVLGRKSPFPLILLPQFGGYWIEGTNHELGSSLDSLEPLQTLSPDTRTKLECNTTATLYRKHFLAKEHFNYYSADSALGHLVFSLKYDVIGDQEHLRLMLRTKQKTYHDVIPISCLTEFPNVVQMAKLVCEEVNVDRFFPVLYPKASRLIVTFDEHVISNNFKFGVIYQRFGQISEEELFGNSQESPAFVEFLEFLGEKIELHNFKGFRGGLDVTHGQTGTESIYCNYGNKEVMFHVSTKLPYTEGDTQQLQRKRHIGNDIVAIVFQEENTPFVPDMIASNFLHAYVVVQVVNPCSDNVLYKVSVTARDDVPFFGPALPNPAVFKKGLDFHEFLFTKLINAEYACYKAEKFAKLEERTRSALLETLYEELHVNSQAMMGVGGEEDKLENGGGGGGGGFFESFKRVIRSRSQSMDAMGLTFKKPHTVSASLSGSFNHSTPAESPKFPGISLITPGKSPTRKKSGPFSSRRSSAIGIENIQEVQEKSRENSPNTQKTPDSGHVSQDQKSDNSSNQSSPEALTTAKNSSCLCGRAPSIPEADLSRSSSNASSFASVVEENEAAEAYGTGMESLSSAGTPHKRDSFTYSTWLDDSMSSTSTNSRGSSPGPGKSERGKGTDIRIKLERPHDHQSSSNC
- the rap1gapa gene encoding rap1 GTPase-activating protein 1 isoform X3, yielding MPQRKRSFTFGAYGGVDRTFSKARRAWKHDGSEPRICAALEPPLFQPKLPYSAVPTHKTAELFEMIEKMQGNRMDEQRCTFPPPLKTEEDYIPYPSVHEVLGRKSPFPLILLPQFGGYWIEGTNHELGSSLDSLEPLQTLSPDTRTKLECNTTATLYRKHFLAKEHFNYYSADSALGHLVFSLKYDVIGDQEHLRLMLRTKQKTYHDVIPISCLTEFPNVVQMAKLVCEEVNVDRFFPVLYPKASRLIVTFDEHVISNNFKFGVIYQRFGQISEEELFGNSQESPAFVEFLEFLGEKIELHNFKGFRGGLDVTHGQTGTESIYCNYGNKEVMFHVSTKLPYTEGDTQQLQRKRHIGNDIVAIVFQEENTPFVPDMIASNFLHAYVVVQVVNPCSDNVLYKVSVTARDDVPFFGPALPNPAVFKKGLDFHEFLFTKLINAEYACYKAEKFAKLEERTRSALLETLYEELHVNSQAMMGVGGEEDKLENGGGGGGGGFFESFKRVIRSRSQSMDAMGLTFKKPHTVSASLSGSFNHSTPAESPKFPGISLLVPGKSPSKYGRRSSAIGIGSVEESLITPGKSPTRKKSGPFSSRRSSAIGIENIQEVQEKRCNLKNVYWLEQNHRSVNAPYVWWSSRENSPNTQKTPDSGHVSQDQKSDNSSNQSSPEALTTAKNSSCLCGRAPSIPEADLSRSSSNASSFASVVEENEAAEAYGTGMESLSSAGTPHKRDSFTYSTWLDDSMSSTSTNSRGSSPELLVRSTCLHYGLPSSAFP
- the rap1gapa gene encoding rap1 GTPase-activating protein 1 isoform X7, with amino-acid sequence MPQRKRSFTFGAYGGVDRTFSKARRAWKHDGSEPRICAALEPPLFQPKLPYSAVPTHKTAELFEMIEKMQGNRMDEQRCTFPPPLKTEEDYIPYPSVHEVLGRKSPFPLILLPQFGGYWIEGTNHELGSSLDSLEPLQTLSPDTRTKLECNTTATLYRKHFLAKEHFNYYSADSALGHLVFSLKYDVIGDQEHLRLMLRTKQKTYHDVIPISCLTEFPNVVQMAKLVCEEVNVDRFFPVLYPKASRLIVTFDEHVISNNFKFGVIYQRFGQISEEELFGNSQESPAFVEFLEFLGEKIELHNFKGFRGGLDVTHGQTGTESIYCNYGNKEVMFHVSTKLPYTEGDTQQLQRKRHIGNDIVAIVFQEENTPFVPDMIASNFLHAYVVVQVVNPCSDNVLYKVSVTARDDVPFFGPALPNPAVFKKGLDFHEFLFTKLINAEYACYKAEKFAKLEERTRSALLETLYEELHVNSQAMMGVGGEEDKLENGGGGGGGGFFESFKRVIRSRSQSMDAMGLTFKKPHTVSASLSGSFNHSTPAESPKFPGISLLVPGKSPSKYGRRSSAIGIGSVEESLITPGKSPTRKKSGPFSSRRSSAIGIENIQEVQEKSRENSPNTQKTPDSGHVSQDQKSDNSSNQSSPEALTTAKNRAPSIPEADLSRSSSNASSFASVVEENEAAEAYGTGMESLSSAGTPHKRDSFTYSTWLDDSMSSTSTNSRGSSPGPGKSERGKGTDIRIKLERPHDHQSSSNC